The proteins below come from a single Paramormyrops kingsleyae isolate MSU_618 chromosome 25, PKINGS_0.4, whole genome shotgun sequence genomic window:
- the LOC140583026 gene encoding uncharacterized protein isoform X1 — protein sequence MLAVSADGNRKLYRFRRETSSDDPGFFEGLFVAEDSAVSRFVDTIHKAVRNTQGKGTCGDSQWTAARETSRRASKLDEEGMEVAVCRHGFLLKALNMYRGEIFAYPLYLQKELMPAKAQFFAMDVACKYWPYLEKAAGVIPALQELTTMKPFLSVMHARAHATKCEIKWSGRNQEGAGTTAGEEVEQVNSFLSRCALTTKYMSKAARVDMLTLHAMGWNHKKSLSLHQSLSTRYVKTCQRLQDETARLAELKAELLCTDKVVSQWLSDVKEWAAGETPDTSNASQGATHRGLQQSIEGLYLSVRQRKTTLYRQNDSSKFRHRLRRKLAEDKKLLLQEIEKYNGLVLDSASNIDVAVVEHSLAGESTVSQIWPWEVHGSANIVIKKQLHDQVMLTMRLQEEKSILVLEMAQHCTWLQSLAVVLKNKIAEEDVDKRNEGLCCLLRRRLSDVSQRLQVVLQQYKTALGPEASALLHVEAEDQSGLSSPDTSEDEEENTI from the exons ATGTTGGCTGTTTCTGCTGATGGAAATAGAAAGCTGTATCGCTTTCGTAGAGAGACAAG CTCTGATGATCCTGGCTTTTTTGAGGGGCTCTTTGTGGCTGAAGACAGTGCGGTGTCTAGATTTGTAGACACCATACATAAAGCAGTAAGAAAT ACACAGGGAAAAGGCACATGTGGGGACTCCCAGTGGACAGCAGCAAGGGAGACATCGAGGAGGGCTTCCAAATTGGATGAAGAGGGCATGGAGGTTGCTGTGTGTCGCCATGGATTTCTTCTGAAAGCACTTAATATGTACAGAGGGGAGATATTTGCCTACCCTCTGTATCTTCAGAAGGAGCTCATGCCAGCCAAAGCGCAGTTTTTTGCAATGGATGTGGCTTGCAAATATTGGCCATACTTGGAGAAAGCTGCTGGTGTCATTCCTGCTCTTCAGGAGCTGACCACAATGAAACCTTTCCTCAGTGTGATGCATGCTCGAGCCCATGCTACTAAGTGTGAA ATTAAGTGGAGTGGTAGGAACCAGGAAGGAGCAGGGACAACCGCCGGTGAGGAGGTAGAGCAAGTGAACAGCTTCCTCTCACGTTGTGCCCTGACAACCAAATATATGTCCAAAGCAG CACGGGTGGATATGCTTACATTGCATGCAATGGGGTGGAACCACAAAAAAAGTCTCTCTCTACATCAGTCACTTTCCACAAGATATGTGAAG ACTTGTCAGAGACTCCAGGATGAAACAGCAAGGCTAGCTGAACTAAAAGCAGAGTTACTTTGCACAGATAAAGTGGTGTCACAGTGGCTTTCTGATGTGAAGGAATGGGCAGCTGGCG AGACACCAGATACATCTAATGCCAGTCAAGGCGCCACACACAGAGGACTTCAGCAGTCAATTGAAGGGCTTTACCTTAGTGTGAGGCAGCGGAAGACAACCCTTTACCGTCAGAATG ACAGCAGCAAGTTTCGCCACCGCCTTCGAAGGAAGCTGGCAGAAGACAAAAAGCTCCTTCTTCAGGAGATTGAGAAATACAATGGTCTTGTACTAGACTCTGCCAGTAACATTGATGTAGCTGTGGTGGAGCATTCCCTGGCTGGAGAGAGCACTGTGTCTCAAATATGGCCGTGGGAGGTTCATGGCAGTG CAAACATTGTAATCAAGAAACAACTGCATGACCAAGTGATGTTGACAATGCGATTACAAGAGGAAAAAAGCATTTTGGTGTTGGAGATGGCACAACACTGCACATGGTTGCAGAGTCTGGCAGTGGTTCTCAAGAACAAGATAGCTGAGGAGG ATGTAGACAAGAGAAATGAGGGACTTTGCTGTCTCTTAAGAAGAAGACTGTCAGATGTGTCACAAAGGTTGCAAGTGGTCCTCCAACAGTACAAGACTGCTTTAGGCCCTGAGGCCTCTGCCCTTCTACATGTTGAAGCAGAAGATCAAAGTGGCCTCAGTAGTCCAGACACCAGTGAGGATGAAGAAGAAAACACTATTTAG
- the LOC140583026 gene encoding uncharacterized protein isoform X2 produces MLAVSADGNRKLYRFRRETSSDDPGFFEGLFVAEDSAVSRFVDTIHKAVRNTQGKGTCGDSQWTAARETSRRASKLDEEGMEVAVCRHGFLLKALNMYRGEIFAYPLYLQKELMPAKAQFFAMDVACKYWPYLEKAAGVIPALQELTTMKPFLSVMHARAHATKCEIKWSGRNQEGAGTTAGEEVEQVNSFLSRCALTTKYMSKAARVDMLTLHAMGWNHKKSLSLHQSLSTRYVKTCQRLQDETARLAELKAELLCTDKVVSQWLSDVKEWAAGETPDTSNASQGATHRGLQQSIEGLYLSVRQRKTTLYRQNDSSKFRHRLRRKLAEDKKLLLQEIEKYNGLVLDSASNIDVAVVEHSLAGESTVSQIWPWEVHGSANIVIKKQLHDQVMLTMRLQEEKSILVLEMAQHCTWLQSLAVVLKNKIAEEDKRNEGLCCLLRRRLSDVSQRLQVVLQQYKTALGPEASALLHVEAEDQSGLSSPDTSEDEEENTI; encoded by the exons ATGTTGGCTGTTTCTGCTGATGGAAATAGAAAGCTGTATCGCTTTCGTAGAGAGACAAG CTCTGATGATCCTGGCTTTTTTGAGGGGCTCTTTGTGGCTGAAGACAGTGCGGTGTCTAGATTTGTAGACACCATACATAAAGCAGTAAGAAAT ACACAGGGAAAAGGCACATGTGGGGACTCCCAGTGGACAGCAGCAAGGGAGACATCGAGGAGGGCTTCCAAATTGGATGAAGAGGGCATGGAGGTTGCTGTGTGTCGCCATGGATTTCTTCTGAAAGCACTTAATATGTACAGAGGGGAGATATTTGCCTACCCTCTGTATCTTCAGAAGGAGCTCATGCCAGCCAAAGCGCAGTTTTTTGCAATGGATGTGGCTTGCAAATATTGGCCATACTTGGAGAAAGCTGCTGGTGTCATTCCTGCTCTTCAGGAGCTGACCACAATGAAACCTTTCCTCAGTGTGATGCATGCTCGAGCCCATGCTACTAAGTGTGAA ATTAAGTGGAGTGGTAGGAACCAGGAAGGAGCAGGGACAACCGCCGGTGAGGAGGTAGAGCAAGTGAACAGCTTCCTCTCACGTTGTGCCCTGACAACCAAATATATGTCCAAAGCAG CACGGGTGGATATGCTTACATTGCATGCAATGGGGTGGAACCACAAAAAAAGTCTCTCTCTACATCAGTCACTTTCCACAAGATATGTGAAG ACTTGTCAGAGACTCCAGGATGAAACAGCAAGGCTAGCTGAACTAAAAGCAGAGTTACTTTGCACAGATAAAGTGGTGTCACAGTGGCTTTCTGATGTGAAGGAATGGGCAGCTGGCG AGACACCAGATACATCTAATGCCAGTCAAGGCGCCACACACAGAGGACTTCAGCAGTCAATTGAAGGGCTTTACCTTAGTGTGAGGCAGCGGAAGACAACCCTTTACCGTCAGAATG ACAGCAGCAAGTTTCGCCACCGCCTTCGAAGGAAGCTGGCAGAAGACAAAAAGCTCCTTCTTCAGGAGATTGAGAAATACAATGGTCTTGTACTAGACTCTGCCAGTAACATTGATGTAGCTGTGGTGGAGCATTCCCTGGCTGGAGAGAGCACTGTGTCTCAAATATGGCCGTGGGAGGTTCATGGCAGTG CAAACATTGTAATCAAGAAACAACTGCATGACCAAGTGATGTTGACAATGCGATTACAAGAGGAAAAAAGCATTTTGGTGTTGGAGATGGCACAACACTGCACATGGTTGCAGAGTCTGGCAGTGGTTCTCAAGAACAAGATAGCTGAGGAGG ACAAGAGAAATGAGGGACTTTGCTGTCTCTTAAGAAGAAGACTGTCAGATGTGTCACAAAGGTTGCAAGTGGTCCTCCAACAGTACAAGACTGCTTTAGGCCCTGAGGCCTCTGCCCTTCTACATGTTGAAGCAGAAGATCAAAGTGGCCTCAGTAGTCCAGACACCAGTGAGGATGAAGAAGAAAACACTATTTAG